GCAGCGGGTCCTACGGGCTCCAGACACCCTGTCTCCGCGCAGCCCGCCCTGTGGCCCGCCCTGGCCGCCCTGGCCCTGCTCAGCAGCGTCGCCGAGGCCTCCctgggccccgcgccccgcagtcCCGCCCCGCGCCTCGGCCCCGCtccggccccggcgccccccaCCGGCCACCTGCCGGGTAGGTGACGGCGAGGGGCGTGGCGGGGGCGTGGCGGGGGCGTGGCGGGGGCGTGGCGGGGCCCGGCGCGTGACTCCGTCTCCTTGCAGGGGGCCGCGCGGCGCGCACGTGCGGCGGAAGAGCCcggcggccgccgcccccgccccgggccgcgcccccgccgcccgcgccctcGCCCGCGCCCTCCCGCGGGGGCCgtgcggcgcgggcggggggccgggggggccgcgcgggggcgcggggctgccGCCTGCGCTCGCAGCTGGTGCCGGTGCGCGCGCTCGGCCTGGGCCACAGCTCCGACGAGCTGGTGCGCTTCCGCTTCTGCAGCGGCTCGTGCCGCCGCGCGCGCTCCGCGCACGACCTGAGCCTGGCCAGCCTGCTGGGCGCCGGGGCGCTGCGGCCGCCCCCGGGCTCGCGGCCCGCCAGCCAGCCGTGCTGCCGCCCCACGCGCTACGAGGCCGTCTCCTTCATGGACGTCAACAGCACCTGGAGGACCGTGGACCGCCTGTCGGCCACCGCCTGCGGCTGCCTGGGCTGAGGCCTCGCCCCAGGGCCGGGCGGACTGCACCCTCGGCCGCGGGGCCCCCTCGGAGCCGGAGCCGGCGCCGGCGGGTGAGTGATGCCAGCAGCCCCGAGACGCGGAGGGCCCAGGGACCCGCGCCCCCCGGGTGCCCGCCCCGCAGACACGGACACGTCGGCTCTGGAGCCCGTAGGACGCGCTGCGCACGGACTGGCACGGACCGGGCCCCACGGACCAGGCCCCGGAGCCAGCACCGCCCCCTGCAGTGGCCGGGGCGCCAagcctcccccaggccccacgGACCAGGCCCCGAAGCCAGCCCCGCCCCCCTGCAGTGGCCGGGCTGCCAAGCCTTGACTAGGCCTGGGGGGCGCGGACCGGAGGAGGAGGCGCGGTTGCGTTGCGCGCACGGGCCTGTACCCACTGGTGGGAGCTGGACCCCTATTTATTACtcttaagttatttatttacttccgTGCTGTGTCGGATCCTTTCCCGGGCAGTGGGGCTGGCTGCGTCAAAGCCGCTGATGGCCTTCGAGCCTGGCCTCAGGCTGAGTCAGCAATCGGGCCTGGCCCGGATTTTCCATTGCTCGCCTCCATCCTGCAGCTCTGGGACATGGGGCACTGAACACAGGCAGAGCGGGTGGCACAGGTGTGTTCTCTGGCCCAACAGGCCAGCTCTCGCACGCACGCACAGTCCCCGGTGCTCGGGATCTGGAGTTACACAAGAAAACCCTACCCTTGGGACAGACCCCAGGCTTTCTGGAGGCCTCAATGTGTAATGACACAGTCAGTGAACCACACCTTGCCCCATCCCACTATCACTAATCTGTGTCCTACCCTCCAGGGCACCCTGACATGCGCATACACTGCCTCTGCTTGTAGACAATCCAGCATGGGGGGCGCTCACTACCCGCGTTCCATGAAGCAGCCCAGGGTAAAAGAGCTGCAGAaaaggctggggctggggaagaaGGTGCAATGGGAGGCTGGTTTCTGGAGGAACGAAGCAGAGAGTGTCAAGGCAATAGAAAGGCAGGAAAGGACTGAGAGACCCCAAGAGGAATCTGCAATTTTGAGTGATGAACaaggatatttattcattcaacaaacagtgATTAGTTACCTATATGTCAGACACTAGGGAGACCCCAGAGATACAGAAGTGAAAGGGCCAAGATCCCTGCCCTGAAGCTTAAGTCAGGAGAGACAAATTCAATTTGACAAACCGTATGAAAAAGGACAAGAAACTAATAGGTATACACATTCatctggaaggaaggaggggttAGTGCTGACCCTGGCCTTCACAGTGTCCCCAAGTCATCTCTCAAAAGTCCATGCAACCCCTCTGAGCTTTCCTGCATGTCCTGTGAAATCCTGTTTCCTGGGTCCTATGAATTTGTCCAATATGATGATGTTCTTTGGAAAGAAGATGAGGACATGCGTTTGGAAAGGATGCCGACTCAGAGGAACCACCAGGCATATAGAGGGGTTGTCGGTGGCCTGTCGCTGGCCTGAAGCTGAGGAGGGAGGTCTGGGCTGGAGACTGTGCTGGCGGCTGTGAGCACAAGGGCAGTAGCTGCGGCCGAGGTGCGTGGGAGCACCATGGGAGTGAGCCGGCTGAGGCTGGGACCCCTCAGCCATCTGCCACTGCTAACCAAAATTCCTTGCAAACTGTCTAAGCGCCTGCCTGCTTTGGCACAGGTGCCCCCGTCACCCAGGACAGGGCGAGGAGCAGGCAAAAGTGAGGGCTGTGTGCATTCTGGGTCAAGGAGAAACCAGTCTGGGCTTCTAGTCTTCTGTGCTCACTGGCCCAGTTCTAGATGCTCCCAAAACTCTGGTGCTCACACCACCTTCAAACCCTCCTTTGgtacttctctctgcctccaaacTGATTCAGGATCCTCAGTCTCCtgccctcccactcccacccGAAGATAATGGCACCAGTGCCATACAGTTTGCAGATGCCTCGTGGAGGCCTGGGCCCTGGCCCCGGTTGAGGATGGAGGGGCCATCCTGTTGAGCAGGGTCATTGGGCCCAGAGAGCCCCTGCTGGAAAGACTTGAAAGCCTAGCCTAGCCCCCAAGCCCTCCAAGGAGGCCGACTGAGGCCACCTCTGACAATGCTCACAGCAAGAGAGCCAGGTCAGACCCCAAGCCAATGGTGCTGGTTCTCAACTGTCCCCAGACTGCCAGTCCTTAAGCCAGTAGGGTCCCTCCAACTGCATTCTGGGCCCCAGAGAGATTGTGCCCAACATCTCACAAAGTCCTAGATGAAACAGAACCTTTTCCAAGAACACATTCCCAaatccctctttaaaaaaagtaaatagggatccctgggtggcgcagcggtttagcgcctgcctttggcccagggcgcgatcctggagacccgggatcgaatcccacgtcgggctcccggtgtatggagcctgcttcttcctctgcctatgtctctgcctctctctctctctctctctctctctctctctctctctgtgactatcataaataaataaaaattaaaacaaataaaaataaataaaaataaaaaaaagtaaataaagccaCTTTCCCCCCAAAAGGAAGAAGCCCCAGAGCTATAGTTCTCTGCCTACGACCTGACCAGGAGAGCACTTTCCACTCCTGAGAGTCACAGGTGGTTctggtagctctatttttgtgtttttttttttgttttttttttttttggtagctctatttttgactGCAGTCTTCGTTTCACATTTGCAAAGCTACATTGCCCCTTTGAGTGGTCTTCCCAGAACTGAGGTACGGTCTCCTCCAAAGGGCCATCAAGTCACCACCTCTTGTAAGACGAAAAACTACAGGCAGCTTTGAAATGGCAGCTTTTCCAGCTTCAGGGAGCACCCAACTGCCCTCTAGATTTGGTTCATCCAGGAATCGAGGTTTGGGGTTCCATATGCTTTCCTGAACTTGCCAACGGCTTTCCTCCTCTCTTGTCCAAGGATTGCCCTATTTACCCTGGCTCGAGACCCCTGCGGCAGAGTGTCGGTGCGCTGGCCTACTCCCTGAGGTCACCTCCAGAAAAGGAGAGGCTGGGTAGAAAACTGAGGGATCAGAGAAAAGATGTCGGAGAGTCTGTGCCACATGAGATCCCCTTTATTATTCACAGCAGTGGTTCTTAACCTGTTTGGGGGCTGTAGAGTTCTTAGAGAATCTGATAACAGCCAGGGATTCtctccctgcgccccccccccccaatgatgAAAAGACCATTCCTGCAATTTATCCTACGTCCTACAGATAGGTATTTGTTGAACAACTAGATTCTCACAGGATTTTGCTTCCGCACTTAATCAAGCTCCCCACCTCACCAGCGTCTCTCTTTTCTTCAAGCTCAGACTAGGTTTCTCCTCCTCAGGGGAGCCTACACTCATCGTCTTTGGCCTTAGCAGCTATTGCCAATGTCAGCTTCTTCCATCTGAATCCAGGTACAGAGGTCCTCCTTTCccttttgattattattttttcccctgctgGGATAGCTGGCAAAAGTTAATAAAAGGACAGAGAGGACAGGGCACCTGGCGGCTCAGTCAGGAGCGAGCATGtggctcttggtctcagggttgtgagtttgagccccacgtgagattacttaaataaataaactttaggggcccctgggtggctcagcggttgagcgcctgtctttgtttggctcaggtagtgatcctggggtcctgggattgagtcccgcatcggtctccctgcagggagtctgcttctccctctgcctatctctgcctctttgtgtctctcatgagtaaataaatacaatcttttaaaaataataaacaaaccttaaaaataagagttaataAAAGGACAAGTGGAAGTTTAAGGGGTAGGGGCTGCTGGGGTCTGCGGGAGCCAGATCTGTGGCTGGTCTCCGCTACACTAGCTGTGTCTCTGGACAAGGCAAGCTGAACGAACCTTCCCCAACCTcggtttcctcctctgaaaaCGGGGACTAAAAATCCCACCCGAGTTGTCCAGAGAATCGGACCTAAGGTGTGCAAAGCACTGTTCCTAGCACTTAAATGTGAGCTCTTCTTACTCTGATCACTCATAAAAGACAAGTTGCTTCCCAGCGCCTCCCCAAGTCTCCGAGTACTGTCCATGGTATGGGGTTTGCCGGTGGCTCCCCGGGCAGTCCCGAGAGCCGTCCCTTCCCGTTCCAGCGGCGcgccgagcccccccccccccgcttctcTGGGCGGGGCGCTGCCTCCTCCCCAGAACCCCCCTTCCTGCGCCCCAGGTGGCGGCGGCCGCGCGGCACCGCAGTGACCTGTTTCTCTCCGCCACCCGCCAACACGCACCTTCATCCACTGGCCCGCCTTCCCAGCTCCGTCCCCCGGCCCCTTCGGTCACGCCCTCCTCGGGAGCTGCTCTGCGGCGCCGCCCGCGGCTCCGACCCCGCGGCCCGCAGCAGGTCCGCGCAGGCGGGGCTCCCCGCGGGTCCCCAGCCCACGTGCTCCCGACCTCTGCCGCAAGGCGCCGCCCTCCCGCTGGGCCCAGCGCGGACTACATATCCCAGAGCACTCAGCGGCGGGGCCTTGGCCCAGCGGGGGCCTCGAGCGGCGCGCCGGTCCGCCGCCtgcgcgggggcgcgcgggccggCGCGGGGACGGGACCAGGGACCCGGAATGAGTTTCCGCGCAGTTCcgctgggccgggccgggctgggccgggccgggccgggccaggGCAGGCGCGGGGGGAGGGCGGCGCCTGAGGCGGCGGTGCGGGGGACAGGCGCCGGGGGCAGCCCGCGCCTCGCCGAGGTCCCCGCCCCGTCCCGGCCGGGCCGGCTCGCCTGTCAGTCactggggcggcggcggcggcggtagCGGGGCCGGAGCCGGGCGGAGGGGAgagcgcgggccgggccgggcggagGGGACCTGCCACCGCCCCTCAACTCCACGGACTCTTCGCCGCAGACTCGCGAGGCTGCAGCCCTGCGCCCCGTCGGACGCCTCCGTAACCCGCGGAGGGCTCGCTCCCCCGTCACCCCCGCCCCGTGACCTCCTCGCAGGACCCGGCAGCCCGCTCACACGAGGGTGTTGTGGGTACAGGCCGTCGACCCTGTGACCTCCCCCGGGCCCGGGgctcgccccccaccccggcctgccTTCCCAGGGACTCCTGCCTCGTAGATTGTGCGGACAGACCCGTGACCTGCCGCCGACACCCCGCCTGCGGACTCTTCACtgccggcccctcccccaggccccctcGGTTGGCCTCCCCCTGCGAACACCCCTTTGGGCGTCTGGCAAGCCCCCCATCCCCGCCCGAGGTGGGGCGGCCTCGGCAGCCATGCCCGCCCTGGGCCCCCTGGCACGCCGCCGCTTCCTGGGCACCCAAGCCGGGGTCTAGCAGGGGGCCAGCAGCCAAGGGGCTGGGGCCGGAGGCAGGTCGGGGTCCACCTCCCTGCCGGGGAGGGAGCAAAGATGGAGCGGCGGGAGGAGCAgccgggggctgcaggggctggagCAGCACCAGCCTTGGACTTCACTGTGGAGAACGTGGAGAAGGTACGAGGGCCCGGGGGTGGGCCGTCTGGTGACAGAGCAGAAGTCCTGGGGCCCGGCTCGGATGCCAGAGCCAGGCTTGGGCCGGCTGCCTGCTGGGCTGGtgccccagggcacctggcacTTGCTGCTTCTCTGAGTAGGGTGGACAGCAGTGTGGTGGCCTCCGAATGGGCTATTTTTGACTTTCCTTAGATATGGGTTCCCTGTGGGTACTCTAGGGTCTTGGGATGGTCCCTCCAGGGTGCGGATAGCCCAGACCTACAGCCAGCCTGGCTGTCCTCCAGCTCCATGGGAACTGCATGAGCAGCGCAGTAGGAACCCGGGAACCCGGGAGACCTACAGCTCAGTCCCCGGGAACCATACAGATGCTGAGCCATCCTGGACCTGTGTTGTGACCCAGCGGCTCAGGAGATAACCCGAGACTGAAACAGCCTGGgctgttttccctttttcttggGGAAGGGTCCTTCTTGTGTTGGATAGAGGCCAGACCAGTCCTGGGCAGGCAGGAAGGGCTGGCCCCATTTGTTTTGTGCTGGGTCCAGGGGGTTCAGTCCTGCTGGCAGCTTCAGGGTCCCTTCCCTGCTCTCCTGCCCACACAGCCTCCTGTCATGGCCTCCCCAGGCTTTCCCACTGCCCAGGCTGTCTTCTTTGAACTGTTTCTCTGGCTCTTTTCTGTGTTCTGCCCCAGGGGGGCCTGGGATGCAGAAATGCCTCCCCACTGGGATGAATGGGAAGATTGGGGTACCGCGCAGGAAAGCAAGGAATGGTTGCAGATATTCATTTGTTATTCTTGAGCCCTTTTTGCCATACCACATGATGGGAATGCATCCTTTCTGCCTTGCTCTGCCTGCCTCAGCATCCCCGAGGGGCCAGACAAGGGACAGTAGCTGTAACTTGCCGTCAGAGGTATGGATATGGCTAAGCCTACATGGATGGATCCTGCTTAGGGAGTCAGAGTCCTGACCTGGCTGTTCCACCCCCTGGGACTGGGCGGTGTTGGCATGGTGGCGTTCTCTTCCATGTGCTACCAGGGAGACAAACCACTGTGTTCTTGCCATGTGAAGTCCCTGTGGAATTGGGACCCTGGAGATTTGGCTAGTTGAGAGCTCCAGACAAGACATTTGCCAGGGCTCCCGGCCAAGACTTCTTCACTAGCTTTTTGGACCCTCACATATGCTCTCTGAGGGGTGTCCTCACCCTCCCTTCCAGTACGTCTCTGGCCTACGGCCGCCTGGCAAAGTCTTAGTCCTGCTCAGATTTCACACTGGCTTTGGTGTCAGCATCTGGAGTGACCTAGGGATGATCCTGGGGGAGCTGAATAGGACTCTTGGAGTTGATGGGAGCAGCTGTGCCTGGGAGGGTCACAGCCCCTCAGGCTGTTCCATGCTCTTTTCAGGCTTAGCTTCATCCCTTTGGAGCCATTCCTTCAACCTGGGCCTTATCCTTTACCTCAGGTGCCTCCCCTTTGGAGAGCTCAGCCTCCACTTTTTCTGCTTTCCTATGGAGGTTCACTCTCTGGCCCATAGTGTTTTGCTATAAGAGGAAGAGAATATGGCAGAGCGTGGGCAGAATTCAGGCTCTCAAGATGTCAGTAGGACCCTGGGCCCTTCCTGCTGAGCCCCTCGGTCAGAAACAGAGAGCAGACTTGCAGGACCAAGTCATGCCCTCTGTTCTGGGCTCTGGCAGGACCCAGAGTGGCCAGCACTTGCTCAGTCCTGTGCTGTCCTGCAGGCGCTGCACCAGCTCTACTACGATCCCAACATTGAGAACAAGAACCTGGCTCAGAAGTGGCTGATGCAGGCCCAGGTCTCCCCACAGGCCTGGCACTTCAGCTGGCAGCTACTGCAGCCCGACAAGGTGCCTGAGATCCAGTACTTTGGGGCCAGTGCCCTACACATCAAGATCTCTCGCTACTGGAGTGACATTCCCACTGACCAGTATGAAAGTCTAAAGGCACAGCTCTTCACCCAGATCACCCACTTTGCTAGTGGCTCCAAGATTGTGCTGACTCGGCTGTGTGTGGCGCTGGCCTCCCTGGCTCTCAGTATGATGCCTGACGCTTGGCCATGTGCTGTCGCAGATATGGTACGGCTCTTCCAGGCTGAGGACTCACCGGTGGATGGCCAGGGCCGATGCCTAGCCCTACTGGAGCTGCTGACAGTGCTGCCAGAGGAGTTCCAGACAAGCCGTCTGCCCCAGTACCGCAAAGGCCTGGTGCGGGCCAGCCTGGCAGTGGAGTGTGGGGCTGTCTTCCCATTGCTAGAGCAGCTGCTACAGCAGCCCAGCTCACCCAGCTGTGTGCGTCAGAAGGTGCTCAAGTGCTTTTCCAGCTGGGTGCAGCTGGAGGTACCACTGCAGGACTGTGAGGCGCTCATTCAGGCTGCCTTTGCTGCTCTGCAGGACTCGGAGCTCTTCGACAGCAGTGTGGAGGCCATTGTCAATGCCATCT
This region of Vulpes lagopus strain Blue_001 chromosome 23, ASM1834538v1, whole genome shotgun sequence genomic DNA includes:
- the ARTN gene encoding artemin, which produces MESGCGSPSVLPPWPQPRRQPALWPALAALALLSSVAEASLGPAPRSPAPRLGPAPAPAPPTGHLPGGRAARTCGGRARRPPPPPRAAPPPPAPSPAPSRGGRAARAGGRGGRAGARGCRLRSQLVPVRALGLGHSSDELVRFRFCSGSCRRARSAHDLSLASLLGAGALRPPPGSRPASQPCCRPTRYEAVSFMDVNSTWRTVDRLSATACGCLG